The Theobroma cacao cultivar B97-61/B2 chromosome 1, Criollo_cocoa_genome_V2, whole genome shotgun sequence genome contains the following window.
TTTATCACTAAACTAAATATTTGAGTACGTGCTTCTAGATTTCTTAACCCAAAGGAAACATGTAGACAATCTATATATTTATTGAGAAGAAGATATATACATCTATTTGCATTGATTTTGATTGTGtggcattttatttatttattgagaAAGAAGATGTATTTGTCCCTAAAATGTCACCCtaacattataaaatttaaactttcgTTTCAAaggaatttgattcaaatCTTAAAATATACAAGATAAACTTTAtgaaatgagagaaaaagccttttttttaattttaacttaaaattaaatatctaattaatGTATGCACccactaaaaaaattaatgttgtGAACTcacatttaatttgaaaatttttgaataagtTGAATTAGATATTTcataatatatgaaaatattcttcaacCATTCTTAATTAGcacatatattattttaaatttttgtactgtaaaaaaaatgtatattcatcaaaaactaaagtaattattattttaattgagtATAACTGTAGTAGCCTATAgcttttcaaagaaaaacttGTAGTTGGCTGTAGCTCTCAAAGAATAAAGGAATATCCTTGAGCAGTGGCGGAGTTAGTCAATTTTTGTTGAGAGGTTAGAGACAGacaaataaagattaaaaattttaaaaactaatatattgaatttaatcaatatttaaaagattgttaatagaaaataattttatataacatgtaaatctatgaaaagaaagatttacaatagttttttaagaaaattgcACTCGACTATATTTTCTGAATTCAAATTCGTcaattaaaagtatatattaaaaaaattcattgcTTTAGAATTGGGTGTTAGACATTTTGATTTGCATTACTTTTATTCATGAGTTGAAGCATTGAGGCTTGATGGCTCAAGTGTTGGAGAATTATTTGAACGATTtgcatcttttcttttaaagagtTTGTTAATTGTTTTCAACCGACTcctattttaatcaaacttgaaaaaaaattaatgcattCAACATCcaatattcttttttaaatttttatttaaacttataatgctaaatataaaactataatatataaaatattgatatacaagttaaacaatttcctcttatataattaggattgtttaaagactatatattcaatataattttctttcaattaaatataaaacgtaaagtatataaaaaaatatattcaagataattttctcttatataatcaggattaattaaaaaaagatacattaataaaattttaagtaacaaTACAACActacaacttatatttgaaaactatataataatttatNCATGTTgtcttttaactcattttgaaaatatttaggAATTTCAACTTTCAATATTCAGTGCAATCACGTTTCATTTCTCCAACATCTCTATAGTATATGTAAACATGTGTCTAGGAATTTAtgtttacatatatattatatatatataattatatatttatattgtaATTTGGttcaaaaactaattaattaaataagtatTAGCATGATGCAACAGCCGTGATATCCTTTGTCATAATGGAGAAAATTGTATACTTTTGACTTACAAAAAGCTAAGAACAATCGTACAACAGGATtagataaagaaataaaaagtcggttttagaaaataaaatattgcaTTATGATAACTACTGTAATAAATTCTCACCCGTCCGATGGTGAAAGTGCaagcttttttatttttatccaataaaaaccctaaaaagagagagaggagcGGTTCAAACTTCACTATTTTAACCTGTTGTAGCGTGAAAGAGCAAGTTCTAATACGATAATTAACACGATAATCCCACATGGCCCACGATAATTGCTTTATTCAACTCACTGAGGTTTTTGTCTCTTTAACTCGTATTCTATCGTGACCCCGACATGCCAAGACGAGAAACTCAAATCGTGGATGGAGAGCTAAAATAGTAGCCCATAAACACATGCCTGGTGGTGATTCGTATTTAGAAAAAGGAACAGAAAATGGCAAACCAAGATAAGCTACAGTTATAGAATTACATGACGTTCAACGCACGAGAATATCTTAACAGATCAATTATGTCTGACTAATGTAATTGCATGAGGTTTGAGATTATTTTAAGGGGAGCTTCGTCGGTAGTGGAATGAATGGAATCCGTAGGATGTGCTCAAAACTGTTTCGATGAGCAATCATGACATGAGCTCAGGCTGGTGGCAAACTGGGTTTAAGAATTGGTTGTTGCTTGAAACTgacttcaaatatatatatatatatatatatataaaattcctttttctttgtgaAGCCCATCTTCCTTAAAACTAAGAGAGCCATTTGACTTTGAAAGACAGCCCAAATGAGTTGTTCACAGCACATGGACGtcaaaattataataagattAATTGTAGTTCATGGAATATAATATGCATTAGTTCCTATGTAGGCTTGAGCTTTCCTAATTGCTAGCCATCCAAACCTCTCTGGCTGCTGCTcaatatcaaatcaaagtgATCCAATCCCAGAGGTTTCTTCAGCATTTAATGTGGGTGGTCTTAATTTTGCAAGCTCATAGGTAAAGATACAAGGGGTTATGCTGCATCATACGATAAAGGGTACGCATTATAGAGACAAAATTAAAGGTGGAATTGActatgataattaattaattgattaattagcTTAAACTAGtaatttataaaggaaaaatgaaagagaatGGCTTGAGCTGAGAGGGAAATGTTCCAAGAGGCTGAAAATTGTGTTTCTTTGTTCTTGGTTTGCTGAAAGTCAACTAGTAGTGGCATTTTTGTGATTTGAAATTATCGGAAATTTGATAATATGGTGTATGAAAACCATGCATGACACAGTGTAATTGACCGTCTGAGTTCATTAAATAGATGCTCATTCTGCTTTGAAATCAGATTCCAGACCCCACAGCTAGTAGGTCCAGCAAGGAGGCTACCCTGTGAATGATGACATGGACCAATCGGTATGAAGAGGCACAGGAATAGAGGCAACCTCCGTGTAGCAGAGGATTAGCATCCCCTCAAAAGGATTACAACTGAAGGTTCACTCTCATTCCCTTTTGACCTGCGTTATTGTCTGCACCAAATCTACATCGCCTTTCAAGCAGCTTATATATTTGGATCCTTCCTCTCCTCCTTCTACGCCCATACATTGCATCAAGAGACAACTCGAAAGCTAGCGGTGCCTTCTTCTTTTGTTAATTAgaccatcaaattctcttcctaatacacaaaggaaaaaaggaaaagaaaaaccttgttcttgtttccttttttgtttcagTTCTTCCCGAGCACACTTAATTATGTAATTTGTTgtgtttttcttgaagattAAATTCATATCTCTCAGTTATAGTCTGATCCATCTGGCTATCTAGCTATCACCTAAGACTTTCTCTTCCCACTTCCTGGGGATAAAGTTCTTAAGCATGAACATGGTCTATCTTCGctaaagtttttatttatagtCTGCAACTCTCAAGTCATGTAATTTTACATGATTGTTTGACTCTCATTTATTTCCAATGAGAATCTCCTTGCTAGATGCAATAGCCAGATCGTTCCGCTAGCAGTTATTCTTGATCATTGTCAGGAGtgtttccaatttttttttttcggaGGTTATTcaaggaaaagagagagagagagagagagagccaACTGTCAGAGCTTCAGATAGATAAAACTAACCATGGAGGAGACCTTTGTGCCTCTCCGAGGCATCAAAAATGACCTCAAAGGGAGATTGATGTGTTACAAGCAAGATTGGACTGGTGGCTTTAAAGCAGGCTTCAGGTATATGTTAACGAATTCCTCATGGTCTAATGATCTTTTTCTACGATGTTCAATTGCAAGATTATTATGCTTGCATTTTTAGGCTTCCCCTATTGGTTATTATTCCTAACGACTCATATTTACAGGATTCTGGCTCCCACCACttatattttctttgcttCTGCGATTCCTGTCATTTCATTTGGTGAACAACTTGAGAGAAATACTGGTATTTTAAACACTTGAACTCTATAAAGAATAGTTTTGAATCTTCTGTAgaacatttcttttctttcgcTTAATGGGTAGCTGTTACCACCATCAAATCATTAACTTTTCCTTGTTTATTATTGTCAACCTTTTCCTCTTAGCATCTTAGTTACGTGCACAACAAAGTCAGAAACAGAAAAGATTCTGTTTTTCTGCATGAAATGAATCTTCACCTTGTATCTGCAGATGGAGTTCTCACGGCAGTTCAAACCTTAGCATCCACGGCTCTTTGTGGGATCATACACTCAATAATTGGAGGTCAACCCTTGCTGATATTAGGAGTTGCTGAGCCAACTGTCATTATGTACacatttatgtttaatttcgCTAAAGAAAGACCGGATTTGGGTCGGGACCTGTTTCTAGCATGGACTGGATGGTGAGCTGTTACCTctacttttctttaaagaatAATTGGCCATACCATGTAAACATTTTTGTCATGTTTTCAAtaggatttttttaatttgaaattaatatattggctgcttttgacaaaaattgcctgtttttttttttaattttgtaggGTATGTGTGTGGACTGCAGGCTTGCTGTTCTTACTGTCTATCTTGGGAGCTTGCTCCATAATCAATAGGTTTACCCGTGTGGCAGGAGAATTGTTTGGCCTGCTTATAGCTATGCTGTTTATGCAGCAAGCTATCAAAGTAAGTACATTTACTGTTTGATGTTCATTTTTTACTATCAATCACACCCACTAAGATGCTGTTcctaaaatttgtttaaatgatCAATGTTACCGATTTGCTTGACCTTTTGATTTATATCTTCATTCAAGTATAGTAGCTAGCAGCTACTAATAAATAAGTCTCCTCAACGAATTTATCTTCCATCTCATGTACAGGGCCTTGTGGAAGAGTTCCGCATTCCACAACATGAAGATCCGAAATTAACAGAATTTATACCTTCATGGAGGTTTGCCAATGGCATGTTTGCTTTGGTCCTGTCTTTTGGCCTTCTTCTCACCGCATTAAGAAGCCGGAAAGCGAGGTCATGGCGCTATGGGACGGGTAAGTTGATGTTCCAAAATTTTAGGTCCTTGGTATCACCTTTTAGAGATATGGCATATCATTTGCTTTGAGAACTTAAAAAGGAGCTTTTTCACAGGTTGGCTTAGAAGCTTTATAGCAGACTATGGTGTGCCACTTATGGTACTAGTATGGACAGCTGTGTCTTACATACCTGCCGAAAGTGTTCCGAAAGGAATCCCACGTCGTCTGTTAAGCCCAAATCCGTGGTCACCTGGCGCTTATGAAAATTGGACAGTGATCAAGGCATGTTTAATCAAGACTAATTGTCAATAATTCCTTAATATATTCTGTCCCCTTGCAGGACTAATAAACTAACACTAGCAACTTAAAAAATGACAGGAAATGCTAAATGTTCCGGTTGTCTACATTATTGGAGCCTTCATTCCAGCCACAATGATTGCAGTGCTCTATTATTTTGACCATAGTGTAGCATCTCAACTTGCTCAGCAGAAGGAGTTTAATTTGAGAAAGCCATCTTGTTATCATTATGACTTACTGCTTTTGGGATTCTTGGTATGCAAGATTCTTCCTACTCCATGGATCCTTAATCTAAACTTTGCCTTCCAGACTCTCCTTTTGTTGAGGATCCTTAACGTACGTTTAATTGCGTGTTTCTTGATGGCAGACATTGTTATGTGGTCTTATTGGCATCCCTCCAGCAAACGGGGTCATCCCGCAGTCGCCAATGCATACCAAGAGCTTGGCTACACTCAAGCACCAGGTATTCCTTCTCAAAATCCTTTGAATAGTCCAAATTGacgagtttttttttttttaataaaaaaagaaaaacgctTTCGttcagttttcttttgttgttatATGTTTCAAAATGTTATGGTGATGCTGAATTTTGGTTATTCTGCAGCTTCTTCGAAATCGACTGGTTGCAACGGCGCGCAAAAGTATTAGAAAGAATGCTAGCTTGGGACAATTGTATGGAAATATGCAAGAAGCCTATCAACAGATGCAGACCCCTTTAGTTTATCAGGAGACTTCAGCTCGAGTAAGATTCCTTGaccataaaaacaaaaaaaaagggaattaGCATCTTTCTGTTCATACTTCAGAAATTTTGAGGGAGAGTTAGCGGTGCGTAAAAAATTccataaaacaattttaaaaagttgACTAGCGTGCTTCGATGACTATACATGACTTCACCCTTAAGTTCCGTGCTATAAAGGAACTCTCATTATTGCTGGCATGATCAAGCATGCGTCGGTGATTAACAAACGAATTCACAGTAATGTTGAAATTTGTAGTTCAGTAATTGTATTCGttaaaagttcaaataaaaaaaaaaattcaatatcaCTCTCCCGTTGTAATTAAATTACTTCAAATTTCTTAAGCAGGGACTAAACGAACTAAAAGAATCGACCGTTCAAGCTGCTACATGTACAGGCAACATTGATGCCCCTATTGATGAGACTTTGTTTGATATTGAGAAAGAGATTGATGATCTATTGCCTGTGGAAGTAAAAGAACAGCGTCTCAGTAACTTGCTTCAGGCCACCATGGTTGGAGGATGTGTTGGAGCAATGCCCATCCTCAAAATGATCCCGACTTCAGTCCTCTGGGGTTACTTCGCCTTCATGGCTATTGAAAGCTTACCCGGTAACCAATTTTGGGAAAGGATCTTATTGCTCTTCACAGCACCAAGCAGAAGATATAAGTAAGATATTCAAAAAGACATTTATATTTTAGTTAGTCTAAAGTTTCCCTTGTCCATATAACTTGTATAACAAAGAGAGAGCTTTTCTTTCCTGCAGAGTCCTTGAGCAGCAACATGCGACATTTGTGGAGACTGTTCCCTTCAAGACAATTGCAATATTCACCATTTTCCAAACTACTTATCTGCTTGTATGTTTCGGCTTAACGTGGATTCCCATTGCCGGGGTCATGTTTCCTTTGATGATCATGCTTTTAGTCCCCGTAAGACAATACTTCCTGCCCAAGTTTTTCAAAGGGGCACATCTTTACGATTTGGATGCTGCCGAGTATGAAGAGGCACCTGCTTTGCCATATAATCTTGCCACAGTATGATCACCTGTCCAACAATGAAA
Protein-coding sequences here:
- the LOC18613764 gene encoding boron transporter 1; this encodes MEETFVPLRGIKNDLKGRLMCYKQDWTGGFKAGFRILAPTTYIFFASAIPVISFGEQLERNTDGVLTAVQTLASTALCGIIHSIIGGQPLLILGVAEPTVIMYTFMFNFAKERPDLGRDLFLAWTGWVCVWTAGLLFLLSILGACSIINRFTRVAGELFGLLIAMLFMQQAIKGLVEEFRIPQHEDPKLTEFIPSWRFANGMFALVLSFGLLLTALRSRKARSWRYGTGWLRSFIADYGVPLMVLVWTAVSYIPAESVPKGIPRRLLSPNPWSPGAYENWTVIKEMLNVPVVYIIGAFIPATMIAVLYYFDHSVASQLAQQKEFNLRKPSCYHYDLLLLGFLTLLCGLIGIPPANGVIPQSPMHTKSLATLKHQLLRNRLVATARKSIRKNASLGQLYGNMQEAYQQMQTPLVYQETSARGLNELKESTVQAATCTGNIDAPIDETLFDIEKEIDDLLPVEVKEQRLSNLLQATMVGGCVGAMPILKMIPTSVLWGYFAFMAIESLPGNQFWERILLLFTAPSRRYKVLEQQHATFVETVPFKTIAIFTIFQTTYLLVCFGLTWIPIAGVMFPLMIMLLVPVRQYFLPKFFKGAHLYDLDAAEYEEAPALPYNLATETELGHGASYAGDGEILDEVITRSRGEFRHTCSPKITSSTATPANDPSSLQSPRLSGSPRVSELKGERSPRSSGKGPHSPRAGEPKPSNLGKSPLNPASS